The segment GTTCTATCATCAGTATCCGGACTGCAGAAGTTGTCATAGTTTCATCCCAACTCAGTGTGGAACACCAAACTCGACGACGCTGAGCACGCACCGCTTTTGCCCAGCGCCCCAACAGAACATTCTCCACCGCCTGAGAGTTAAAGACGATACGAGCGTCTGAGGatgttgtatgtacttaagtatgtatgtTGGACAACTTGGCGGGCGAATGGGCGAATGGGCGAATGGGCGAATGCGAGCAGGATGATGAGATGACAGACTTGACTgtccgtactccgtatggtGTCCCAACTGCAGTCCCAACCTTGTCAACTAAGCCTAGTAGTTCCAACAAGTCAAGTGCGATTCGATAGTCTCCACGTGAGCAAGTTTTTCTTAGACAACAGGACAGCAGCATCGGCAATGGCCTTTTCGGCCGCTTTCGGGCCACATAACTGTTCTTGGCTAAGAatacaaaacaaaaagaaacatTGGTCCAACCACATACTTTAGCCTCGATTATCattcttttttccccctctcTATTTCCGTCTAAAAACAGACTACGTACTAGTATATAACCGATCTAGGTCTCTATCGTCAGGTGGTCCCGACCACTGCTCAAAAAAGTGGCTCGTGCTGCCGTGGGATTCAAGTCGACCTAACCTCCCTATCCTTGACACACCCACCCAAGACCACCACGAAGCTCCTCTAATCTCCCGGGTCGAAAAGGCTTCCCATTCCCGTTTTTTTGCTTTCAGACCCAGGGTTGTATCGATCTGCAACGCAAACGCAGCCTAGATGCAACGTGCCGGTAGGCCCGAATTGACGCAATAAGGAGGTTTTTAGATGTTGCTCAACTTCAGCATATCCAACGACGGTTGCCACAACCGTCCTAGGGGAGTATCAAAATCTCGTCGTGAGCAGTGCTGTGCATGGCAGTCTTGCAGACACCCCAAGATAATTACATGAGGATGATTCATCCTTGTGAGAGCTGCACCAGCAAGGAGAGTGCCGATCTTCATGCAAACGCTATGTGCACTAGCTGTTACTCTGATCACGCTTTAGTCCCTGCCCAGCGATTCTCCGTTACCCCGGCTGCTCAGATCGATTTAACCTTGTGCAAGGTGGAAGACAAAATACGGTGGCAACAGTCGGTGAGATGTTTCAGGCGGAATCGACAAGCTATGAGCAGGGATGTCTATTCGTCCCTGAACGGACCGAACAccttctttcttccttttgaTCCCCCGAcgtccaacaacaacaagttTGCGAACCAGAAGACCTTTCAAGCTCCATCTGGGCCCTTGATTAAAACTGGAATGTTTATCCACGAATGAAGACGGGCGGCATCCATTGGCTAGAAAGGTGTATAATGGCTGCTATAGGTTGGCTCCTGAAGTCGTATGATGGTGCCAGGACTGGCTTTGTTGCCGCGCCTAGGCGTTCATCCGAACGGCCAACCCTCGCCTGGCTCGACGAATATCAGACAAATTGTGAGAACCGCTCGTACACCCCTATCCTTGCCGGCTGTTGTGGCTGCATGGGAACAGTTCAACCAAGAAGGCTAGACCACCATAATGCTGATGCTCACCAGACCATGTCAGCGGTTTTCTCTGAAGGAACGATGCCAGGATCTTGAACACCTCCTTGGTGAAGGTGCTCCCCCCCGCGGGTAAATCCAATACCTAAAAGACCCATGTTGGAGGACATATGCCGTTTCAAGCCACCTTGACCAAAGCGGACGACGTTGTTGTTGAAGGGTGAATGGCGCGGACGGTTACCCACCGCAGCCGAATGTCACAACTTGATGCTGACGGTTTGAAAATTTTGGTCTGTTTTGTTCACCTGACGTATGCGCACACTCGTAgaataattttaaaattgTCCCACTTTCGCGGCCATTTGTTTCCAACATAGGTTGAAGAAGCGCCCGAAAACTCAATGTGCTCGCTACTGTTTCAGAGTTGGGCAGAGCGACGCCCCTGGCAAATGTTGCGACTACCGAGGTCCACAATCATGTCTACAATGGACTTGCAACACATTAGTACATATGTGTAGTAGTATTTGATGTTCTTTTTTTAGACTTGGCTCCCGATGTGTTTGAATGACACTTGTCTCGGGTTCACAAGAGACAACTTCTTGTCGACAAAACATTCAGTCCTGCCCATGTTGGGTGAGGTCGCTCTACGGCTTTGCTGTCGCAAGGAGACAGGTCGGAGGATGTGCCTAGTTGCGTCAGATCCAATATATACGCTGTGTCTGTGATACGGACGTCATGCACCTATGCGTCGGAGAATTATCGTGGAGCTTGACGCATGTCTGGTGATTGTTTTGATAAGGGGTCACAGTGTCGAGGTGTTACGCCGGCTTTGTGAGAGGCCTTTCCagtctcctcctcgtctcgGTGGACATGCCATGTCCATAGCCAGGGTTGCGTAGGCCCGCGCACCACGGTCTTGCCTCTTGAGGCGTGGTAGCAGTGTGATGAATATGTTCGACTGTTTTAGAATGTAGGGTAGGCAAAGCCCGTCGTGGGAGCTTGACTTTGACTCAAGTTGGCATCAACATACGAGTACCTTGATcaatgacgacgatggccgTCATGCAGTTCGAGGCTATTGTTGATTGTTGTTTCGGGTTGGATGGTTACAACACGTAAGACAGCAACGTGATGGAACAGGTTGGGTCGACTTTTACGAAGATGAATCTATCCGCATCTGCTGTTGTTCGCTGAGGTTCTTTAGAATCGTCACATATGACCGCCAttcagtttttttttttttgttaaTTTGAACCATTGCCTGGCTTTTTGTCTATATCACTTCTTAAATCAAGTCATCTAGTGACTTGTCCGCATCCTTTTGTATCAATTCCTTCATTCCCTACATCATTATCAGATTCTCATCTTTCAGCCATGGCACATTGTGATTCTTCACTTACTTCTGGCATAATTGGGTTCCCCTCCTTGTCTGTCACATACCGGAAGGGCATTTGCGTGCTCTCGTGAGCGTTGAATTTTAACTCTGGAAAGTCGACATATGGGACCTTGTCCAGGGCAACTTGTTCTCGTTAGCACAATTGACACATCGGTATTTTTGACCGAAAGGGACCTACTGCCATCCTGAACAACCAAGCGAGTCACCCGTACAGCCGTATCCGTGGTCATCTGCTTAGGCCCCAATCTCCGTCCTTCAAAACCCTTCCTCCTGAGCTCCGAGGTTCGGTCTACATCCATTAGCACTGCTTGATCTTTCCACTTGCTGTTCTAGCACCAACCTCTTGGCGGGTCATCACCTATTCAGTTTCCATTTAGTCTCAAGATTCACCTCGGCTATGTTATAGTATGCATACCCAAAATACCACCGAACAAAAACGCATCAAACGTCTCCCCGTCCTCAGGTGATAGATCCTTTGCCGCAGCGGGATCTAACAGACACactttggccttgttgtccGCGTACAGCTCCTCGACACCACGGTGCTCTGGCTTGAATGCGGGGATGCCGTTCAATGCTGCGGGGACTTTGAATTCAGTAGGTAGACTGGATAGGAGGAAGTTGCCCTTGGTTTCTTGGGTTTctttggcgatggcgatgtaTTCTAGCTCTGACCAGGGGCCGAGCTCGGGGTCGAGATGCTCGACGATGAAAGTTTTGCCCACCATTTTTGGCGGGGTAAGgacttctttttttttcaactgGGCGTCTTGTAAATAAGAGACACAGGTCTTGGAGGCGTGCTTTTTCAGTGATATGACGGTTGTGGCGATGTGAATAGGCTGACGCCGAGACTGGTCAGAGGTGCGTTCTTGAGACGGCCAGCCTGTATGCGGGTTGGGAAAATTCGAGGTGTGAGGCCGATTGGATATCTGGAGTGCGGTACAGGAGGGCTTGGTGGGCGCGGTGGTTTTTCAGAGCCACATGGGACGAGGTGGACAGTGTACAAAGTGACTGATTCTACAGCTAAACCAGCTCTCTATTCGAAACTAGCTTGAGATTATGCTATGAAATTGGTTAATACAGAAGAGGGGCAAAACATTTGAACGCTTCTGGCCGTTGGGCGTCCATTGTCCTTCGCCATTATCGTTTTGCGTCTTCTTCAAGAGATGGTCAATGAGGCACTAGTCCTATTGACAAGGTGTTGGCCACTAGCCACGTCGACCAAATTGGTACTAGCTCGAGTGCCGATTGGCAGATCAGGGGTCTCTGGCCGGAAtccgccagcaccgcctccTGCGTCCGAGTTCCAACTGCTTCCCGACGGCATCACAGGCCTCAACTTCCTACGAGCCACATCGCCTCTTCCTCCGtaagacgatgatgatgataaaCCCATCGCTCTTGTATCATTGAACATTCCACCGTCTCATCCTCGGCATCTTTCGGATTTGTATTTGATGACTTAGCACCGCTACAACCGACTGCTCTTTTGCTCCTGCCGCTGGCATCCGCATCCCCTGGCTCGTGAGCAGCCATCATCCTCCGGCATCTCGTCGTCATGGCTCCGCGGTTCTCTTGGTCCCTCGCCACATCATGGCATGCGCTCGCGATCCTGGCACTTTGGCCGGCTTCAACCCTGGCTGGCGATAAGTCTGCTGCCGACTACTACGTCCGTGAGCTGCCGGGACTTCCCAAAAATTCTCCTCCGATCAAGATGCATGCAGGGTGAGTCAACCCATCACCGTCCATCGGCCATGTTGCGAACTGGGCCTCTGGCTAGAGGAAtcttgggagaagaagactaACATTAGTTGACACTGGTTTTTAGTCACATCGAGGTCACTCCTGAAACCAATGGCAACTTGTTTTTCTGGCACTTTCAAAACAACCACATTGCGAACCGGCAACGAACTGTAATATGGCTCAACGGTGGGCCAGGATGTAGTTCCGAGGATGGCGCCTTGATGGAGGTTGGGCCTTACAGAGTTACAAAGGACAATGCCTTGACCCTGAATAACGGTACCTGGAATGAATTTGCAAATTTGCTCTTTGTCGATAATCCGGTCGGCACAGGCTTCAGTTATGTCGACACGAATAGCTACATTCATGGGTTGAATGCCATGGCGACTCAGTTTATTACGTTTTTGGAAAAGTTTTTCGCGCTTTTTCCAGAATACCAGTCAGATGATGTAAGTATATTTCGCGAAATGTGTTTTGCTGTCGCTGCCCCGCTGACTTGCCGTACAGCTCTACATTGCTGGAGAGTCATACGCAGGACAGCATATTCCCTATATTGCGAGAGCCATCCTCGATCGCAACAAGTCAAAATCTCGCGCTGAAACATGGAACCTCGGCGGTCTACTTATTGGCAATGGCTGGATCTCTCCCCAAGACCAATCCAGCGCATACCTCAAATTTAGTCTTGAAAGGGGCCTGATTGAAAAGGGGTCAGATAACGCCCAGCAGCTCCAACAAATGCAGAGAATTTGCGACAAGGAAATGTCCATCAACCCTGGACATGTTGACTATCCCGAGTGTGAGTCCATTCTGAATAAAATTCTCGAACTTACCAGGGTGGGCTCTGGTGATCAGGAGTGCATCAACATGTATGATGTCCGACTCCGTGACTCAGCTCCTTCCTGCGGCATGAATTGGCCTCCGGATTTGAAGTATGTCGGCCCTTATTTGCGGCAGCCTCAGGTCATTAGTGCGTTGAATCTCGATAAGCAACGAAACACTGGCTGGCAGGAGTGTAATAGCATGGTCAATGCCAACTTCAGGAACCAGAACGCGACAGCCTCCATCTCGCTACTCCCCGATATTCTGAAAGAGGTCCCtattcttctcttctccgGAGCCGAGGACCTTATTTGCAATCACGTTGGTACAGAGGAGTTGATTAGCAATCTGGCATGGAATGAAGGCAAGGGTTTCGAGGTCACGCCAGGCAACTGGGCTCCCAGGAGGCAATGGACCTTCGAGGGCGAGGTTGCTGGTTTTTGGCAGGAGGCTCGTAACCTCACCTATGTTCTCTTCCATAACGCGTCACACATGGTCCCCTTTGACTACCCACGACGCTCACGAGATATGCTGGACCGCTTCATGAAGGTCGACATCAGCAGCATTGGCGGTGAGCCGTCGGACAGTCGAATTGATGGCGAGAAGGGTCCAGACACCTCTGTCGGTGGAGCTAAGAACAACACCCAACAACATGAAGAAGAGACAAAgcagaagctcaaggaagCCCAGTGGCTTGCCTATCAGCGATCTGGTGAGGTCGTGCTAGTGATTGTAATCATTGCTGCTTCGGTATGGGGCTACTTCGTCTGGCGCCAACGACGCAAGGGTACAGCGTACTCTGCTTTGCAAAGCGACGAGACCGCTGGCCAGTCGAGGACTGGTCTAGCTGCTTTCCATAACCGTCAGAGTGATCGTGACTTAGAAGCCGCTGCATTCGACGAGACAACTGTCGACAACATCCCCCTACAAGAGTCGATTGGTCGTGGGGAGAGTAAATATAGCATTGGAGACGACAgtgacgaggaagagggGGAGACCACCAAGACATGACACATGGATAAGAGCAACCAGTAATCTTTATCCATACGTGGTGTGTCGTGTCCACAGCATAAGTAGCTTTGCATCGGGAACGGAGGAAAATCAAGGCGTTCTGGTGGTCTCATTTTGTATATGATGTAAATTAATGTGTAGCGCAAGTAAGGCCTGCTACCATGCGAATATACGTCAAGGGTATTCACAACATGTCTCCGACTCTCCGTGGCGGGTTGCCCTCCGAATCCAGCAATTTCTATCCATGAATTGGACGTATATACGGTAGAAGATGCTAAACAAACACAGCACTTCTTTGTCCTGGCTTAACATCCCACTCAATGATGGGGGTCCTGATGGAAGGACCTGCCGAGAAGTTCAAGTTGACACTTGCGTCTTTCTAGATTACACCTGCTTGGGCACTGGCAGTTGTCAGAACGCGGCTGCCAGGTGTCAGGCACCCGACGAACCGCCGCTTCCTTATTTATTTTGCTCGCACGCCCGCCTTCCTGTGtatttctctcttcttcctcatcagGCCGCAGCGCTTCGTGCCTCGTTTAAATTCCACTCTAGCATCGCAGTGTGCGTTGTCGACTAGACGCATCTTTTCTCTCTCATCACACGCTTCGACTGACATTTCATCGAAAGTCTTTTTTGAGCCCGCACGTTTTTCTCTTGATTTAGCCTTAAGACACGTTGGATGGCCTTTTCCAACCTCGTCTTGACTACGGGATTCGTTGGACTTCTCGTTTGAGACCTTGATTGTGCCAAGAATCTATCCAGCCAGTCCGTATCATTCCTTATCAAAATGGGAGACTGGGGAAATTCTGGTGACAACTGGGGATCAGCTGGAGGCAATGATTCAGGATGGAATCAGCCTCAAGTAAAATGCGGTGCTTGTAGTCAGGAAGGGTAAGTAGCATGCTAGCAGATTGGGTGTAACGTGATTGACAACGTTTCGAAGCCACGAGGAGGCGAACTGCCCCAACCAACATACGGAAGCTGGCAATGATGACGCCAACAACAAGTGTTTCAACTGCGGTGAAACTGGGTAAGTGCCTGTGTAATTATTCCGTCAAGGTTATAGTTTGCAGAGCTAACGTGACCGAAGCCACCGAGCTGCCGATTGCCCGACTCCTCGAGACACCGCTTGCCGTTATTGCAAGAAGGAGGGGCATATGATTCGGGACTGCCCAGACAAGCCGCCCATGGTGTGTGACAACTGCGGCCAGGAAGGTACAGATTCAATCAACGAATGATGGCAAGAAACACTGCTAATCATGAAATGCAGGTCATATGCGGAAGAACTGTGAGAATGCGCGGGTCATCAACAGAGATCATGTTGCCGATATTTCTCCTGAGGAAGCTCTGTCCAAGCTCAAGACTGCTTGCTCTGAGCGAGATGTCGACGACGCGAAAGAAGCGCTTCAGGAGTACGTCAAAGCCATCGGAGGAGACACCACCTACCGCCAGCTGCAGTCTCTATTTATTGATCAAGGCATCAATCTTTGGTTCATTGCTACTGAGCGTCAACTCGTAAATGTCTTCACCAATATGGACCTTCAAGGCCATACTGGAAAGAAGTACACAATCTCGTACAGGTTCTCAGAGAAACCCGAACGCCCTCGTGAGGCTGAAGCGTTTCCAAAGAGCCGCGAGGAACTCTTGGAGAGGCttgatgatgctggtgaGGTAGTCGACACCGGTCTTCGGAAGTGCCACAACTGTGGTGAATTAGGGCACTCCAGCAAGTTCTGCACTCAGGAGAAGGTCGAGAAGAAAGCCCAGCCTGCCATTTCGTGCAGCaactgcggcggcgagggccatCGTATTCGGGACTGTAAGGCTTCGAAGCTCTTTTTGATTCCATGGTACTCACAGTAATTAACAGGCCCCGAACCACGAGTAGACAAGTTTGCCTGCCGAAACTGCGGGTAGGTGATGCTATACGTCCCATGTTTCCTGTGGATTCTGCACACCAGTACTGACTGCTGCAGAAAATCTGGCCACAAGGCTTCTGATTGTGAAGAGCCTCCCAATTTGGACAATATGGAGTGTCGGAAATGCGGTGAAAGTAAGTCAATTTCACAGATGATTCATGGAGTATCTCTAATTCAGTTCAGAGGGCCACATGGGTAAGGATTGCCCACAGGGAGGTAGTCGAGCCTGTCGCAACTGTGGGCAGGAAGGTCACATGGCCAAAGAGTGCGATCAGCCGCGTAACATGGATAATGTTACATGCCGTAACTGCGAAAAGACTGGGCATTTCAGCAGAGACTGCCCTGAGCCAAAAGATTGTACGTGTCTCCACCTTCCTTCTTTGATTCATCCTAATGTTGTACAGGGAGCAAGGTGCAGTGTTCAAACTGCCAGAAGTTCGGACATACCAAAGTCCGCTGCAAGGAACCACttgttgctgatgatgacggcggctTCCCCGATACAGCTGAAAATTCCAATGGCGTTACCACGGATTCGGCTTGGCCAAGTGGCAATGGAGGCGGCCAGTCCGGTGAGCTCACTGCCGAGAATTGCGGATGGTAATTTCAGGCGCAATATTAATCATGAATCTTGAGATTTTCAGAGGGTTGCGAGTTTGCTATAGTTCTGCTTCTTTGTTTTCGCGGCGACTCGAGATTCCGCTGTATGGCCCTCGGCGAGGACGCCATGATTTATTACAGTAGATAGGTTGCTCTGCCCCAGACTTGGCTGAAATGAATTGCCATAGACCATGTTAATCTTCCGCCATGGTGATATTATGTTTCGTACCGAGGGTGCTCCTAGTCTGTAACACGCTATTGGCCAGGAGCTGCAACCCCGCCCCCGCATAAAACCGAGGTAAAGGCATCAAGACCTCGTCGGCTTGTCGGCCTGGCGATGATTCCAAACAACCATAACGCTTATAACGCTGGATAGGACTTCCAATTATCAGAGCGGCTGCGTGAAGTAGAAGACGCATCTCTTTTCCAGGTAAATCCGTGAATTGACACAAAAATGGCTTCCGAGAACATCATTCTCTATCATTACTCTTACTCCCCATACGCTCGAAGAGTCACATGGTATCTCACCCTTCGCGGAATTCCGTACGCACAATGTGTAAGTTCTTAGAAAGAAAAGCCCAGCGTCTGGCCCCAATACTGACTATACCAAGGTTCAACCACCTACAATGCCTCGCCCAGACGTGGCACGCCTCGGAATTGGATACAGACGCATTCCCATCCTCTCCATCGGCAGAGACGTCTACCTGGATACCCGTCTACAGTTCATCAAGCTTGAAAACATGGACATTTCTCTCCCCCGCCTCGGAACAAGCCAGCCCGATCAGCGGGCCATCGAGCGTCTCCTCTCAACGCTGATGACAGATGCCGGCGTGTTCGGCTGGGCCGCCTCCCTGCTCCCCAGCGACCTGCCCCTCCTCAAGAACCCAACCTTCCAAAAGGACAGGGCGGAGTTCTTTGGCACGCAGCCTCGGCCTGACCCCAAGCACGTTGCCCTCCGCGAGGTGGCCTCCGTGTTCAACCTCCTCGAGACGACCCTCCTCGCCGACGGGAGGGACTGGATCCTCAAGACCCCGGGCCCCGGCCTCGCTGACATTGAGGCCGTGTGGCCGCTGCACTGGCTGGCCGGACTTCCTGGCGCCTTGCCAAAGGACAGGTTCGGCCCGCAGGTGTACCCCAAGGTCTACGCGTGGATCCAGCGCTTCGAGGAGGCTCTTCAgcaggcgaggaagaaggcgggcAAGCCGAGGACCGTGAgcggcgaggaggcggagaAGTTGATCCTGGCCTCGGAGTATCACGAGAGTGAGGGCCCCGTGGACGAGGGGGACTTTGAGGTGGCGAAGCTAGGGCTGAGGAAGGGGGATGAGATTACGGTTGGGCCGACTGATTTTGGGGCCACGAGGAAGGATGTCGGTCGGCTGGTGAGCttggccggcgacgaggtggTGTATGAGACCAAGCCGGAGGGCGAGGGGAAGCAGGAGGTGAGGGTGCATGCGCCGAGGCATGGGTTTAGGATTCAGAAGGGGAGGGAGGCTGGCACGAAATTGTGATTTATTGATTCACTTATTTGTTTTATGGTTACTTGGTCCCTGTCACGTTGTTGGCGTGGCCGAGGTGAAGATATTAGCTTTTTCTATTTATCATATGACCGTCCATTGATTAACTACTCAATTTACTTTTGATGGCATTTTATGCTACAGACCTAGTACGCCTCTTCTAGAATCTCCAATGTGAAACGAACGGTGCTAGCTAGGTGGCTAGCCTAAATCTCGTCTCCTGCATGTACAAGCTCTCAAGAACCAAAACAAAACCTGGACTTGTTCCTTTGTTTTGATCATGTCGCATTCACGTGCCGTGGTATTCGAGTCTGGTGACTTACCCTACGGGTGGGCATTGATTGTGAAATCCGGAATCCCAGCGACCGGGTAAAAAAACGACAGAGCCCTGTTTACACGGCATTCGCCAACTGTAGGCGTTTCCGTTCGGGGCTGCGCACCACCCAGTGAGGCTGGAATCGGAAGACTGGCGGGCAAAAAGGCATCAATCTCGAAACTCTGGGGAAAGCGCCTTTGCCGGGATGGCTGCATGCCAGTGACGTAACTCTACCACGCTCCAGGATATTGGGGAGAATATTCACAAATGTGACTGAGCTTGCTCACCGTGATCTGGGCCGTGGCTTGAAGAAAACGCGGACCAGCATACCATTCAATCAGCAAACCTTCTTGACAGGTTTCACTCTGTTTTACCGGGACGAGGCCATGAGCCCAATGCGTGGACGAGTGGGCGCCGGGCATGAGAGCTGACGTCATCCAGTCCTCATAGCGCGACATGGGGAGGACGCGGGACCCTCTGGGATCCTGTTAGTAGCTCTGGGTGCACAGTGCGCGGGCAAAGGTGGGttttgcggctgctgcttcCACCGTGCCAACTGAACTGGTGTCCGgtcgagagtcgagacacCGTTCGGGAGTCGAATTCAGCAGGTTGCCCTGTCGCTCAATCAAGAAGTATCTTCTGTTGTCGTTCCGTTCATGATTCGTTTGGCCGTATTGCCGACGTTTGTTGTGAAATCATTTCTGCATGGCTTGTCAGAGGCTTGCTTGCCGTGTCGTCCGTCCAGTCAAGCTCCCTGCCCTCCACCGTGCATAACGCACCACCTGCATGCGAGGAAACACGAGCAAACGAGGTACGGGGacaactactccgtacccaaaGCCGGCCGGCGGGAGATACGTAGTAGTAAGTTGCTAACTTGCTGCAGGGAGCTGCGGCTGGGCATTATACATCGGCCAGTCTCAGTTCAAAAACGACGGATGGGTGGATGGCGGTTGATGGCTCGTGGTGATTGGCGCAGTTGCTCTGTATCAGATATGGTGGTTGCACGATTTGAACCAAAGCCTGCAAGAAGGCGGCGAATGAGGCTCGACGAGTACGCCACCTCCAACTTCTTGTTCTAGATTCAGGGGACTGTGGTTGATTAGCACTTGGGATGTGTTTTCGTGGAGTTGATCGACTCACCACTGTCGACTGGCAGCTAGAGGACCCAGGACACAGGATAGCCAAGTTGAAACTGAAGGGGAGGACTGCGGAATTGATTCGACCGGCGCCTAATGATAAGTCCTACGTCTTCATATTTCCAATAATAGTTGATCCATGCTGAGAACAAATCATGTCATGACCCCTGACAGGACGGCCCTCAGGGTAGGCCGGTCTCTCGGGTCGGTGGGCAGAGTTGACTTGGTCGCTTTGCTTGGGTTCTCGGTCCTCAACGAAACATCGACGGCCGATAATGGACTGACTGACTAGGGAACCATCTCCAACCACAACTCCAGCTCGTGCAGGTATATAAGGTGTTCTAACACTCCATCAGTTCTGTCTGGCCCGAAGCCGTGGTGCCACCAAAATCTCTCAGCCCACCATGGGATATTCTCCCTAGAACGCGCCATCATGGGCTGTGGAGTCCATGGACACAACCCGGGATTGTAAGTGGATGTTTTGTTGGATGGCAGAATTTTGTTGCGGGTGGGCAGATCGTCATGGTTGGCGTGCGCGTTTATGAAGCCATTTCTCGTTTTGGGCAGCATGTCGTGACAGGCCGTGACGACG is part of the Metarhizium brunneum chromosome 4, complete sequence genome and harbors:
- the byr3_0 gene encoding Cellular nucleic acid-binding gives rise to the protein MGDWGNSGDNWGSAGGNDSGWNQPQVKCGACSQEGHEEANCPNQHTEAGNDDANNKCFNCGETGHRAADCPTPRDTACRYCKKEGHMIRDCPDKPPMVCDNCGQEGHMRKNCENARVINRDHVADISPEEALSKLKTACSERDVDDAKEALQEYVKAIGGDTTYRQLQSLFIDQGINLWFIATERQLVNVFTNMDLQGHTGKKYTISYRFSEKPERPREAEAFPKSREELLERLDDAGEVVDTGLRKCHNCGELGHSSKFCTQEKVEKKAQPAISCSNCGGEGHRIRDCPEPRVDKFACRNCGKSGHKASDCEEPPNLDNMECRKCGEKGHMGKDCPQGGSRACRNCGQEGHMAKECDQPRNMDNVTCRNCEKTGHFSRDCPEPKDWSKVQCSNCQKFGHTKVRCKEPLVADDDGGFPDTAENSNGVTTDSAWPSGNGGGQSGELTAENCGW
- the SFM1 gene encoding Protein arginine N-methyltransferase SFM1; translation: MVGKTFIVEHLDPELGPWSELEYIAIAKETQETKGNFLLSSLPTEFKVPAALNGIPAFKPEHRGVEELYADNKAKVCLLDPAAAKDLSPEDGETFDAFLFGGILGDDPPRDRTSELRRKGFEGRRLGPKQMTTDTAVRVTRLVVQDGIALDKVPYVDFPELKFNAHESTQMPFRYVTDKEGNPIMPEGMKELIQKDADKSLDDLI
- the KEX1_1 gene encoding Pheromone-processing carboxypeptidase KEX1, with product MAPRFSWSLATSWHALAILALWPASTLAGDKSAADYYVRELPGLPKNSPPIKMHAGHIEVTPETNGNLFFWHFQNNHIANRQRTVIWLNGGPGCSSEDGALMEVGPYRVTKDNALTLNNGTWNEFANLLFVDNPVGTGFSYVDTNSYIHGLNAMATQFITFLEKFFALFPEYQSDDLYIAGESYAGQHIPYIARAILDRNKSKSRAETWNLGGLLIGNGWISPQDQSSAYLKFSLERGLIEKGSDNAQQLQQMQRICDKEMSINPGHVDYPECESILNKILELTRVGSGDQECINMYDVRLRDSAPSCGMNWPPDLKYVGPYLRQPQVISALNLDKQRNTGWQECNSMVNANFRNQNATASISLLPDILKEVPILLFSGAEDLICNHVGTEELISNLAWNEGKGFEVTPGNWAPRRQWTFEGEVAGFWQEARNLTYVLFHNASHMVPFDYPRRSRDMLDRFMKVDISSIGGEPSDSRIDGEKGPDTSVGGAKNNTQQHEEETKQKLKEAQWLAYQRSGEVVLVIVIIAASVWGYFVWRQRRKGTAYSALQSDETAGQSRTGLAAFHNRQSDRDLEAAAFDETTVDNIPLQESIGRGESKYSIGDDSDEEEGETTKT